The region CATCAACACCACCACACCCCGGGGCAGATCGAAATGCACGCTCGGGGCGATCAGTTGATGCAGCCAGCAGTAACCGAGCAGACCGTACACAACGCCGGACATACCGCCGAACAATGCGTTACCGCTTGTCATCCACTGGGCAAAGTTTGAGGTCAGCGCAAAGAGTACGCTCAATCCAAACAACCACATGCCACCGGAGCGAATCTCTATTCGACGGCCCAGTTCCCAGAACCACAGCGCGTTGAACGCCAGATGCATGATGCTGAAGTGCAGCAACGCCGGCGTGACCAACCGCCACCACTGGCTCATGTCGATCTCGGTCGCCAGATAACCATCGGCAGCCAACGGCGTGAAAGTGAAGTGTACGATCGCTTCAGGCCGGCTACCCAGCCCGGTGAGCAGGGCGACCATACCGGTGAGAATCAGCACGGCCAGCGTAACCGGTATCAACCGCGCCCGCGCCTGCCAGCCCGGCACCTGCTTCGCAGCGGGTTCGCCTTCAACAATATCCGGTACGCCTTCCTGATATAGCTGCTGGACGACCTGACCGTCGTTTTCATCAAGCGTCCAGACGACCTGTCGACCGCCCTCCTCGGTGATGCGATGCACCACACCACGGCTACGGAGAAAGCGGGCCAGCTTGCTCAGGTCCTCATCAAGCGGACGATTCATTGCTCGGTACATCTTGACCTCTCGCCGGTCGGGTTGACCCTATGCCAATCGCGGCACGTCGACCCAGACAAATTTATCCCGCTCGAGACGTTCTTCACCGTCCCATCGATAGGCGACCAGTTTACCGAATTTGACTGCGCTGTAGTCGAGGCAGGCCAGGTTTGGCCTGATCGGATGGGGCTTTCCTTGTTGCCAATAATGTCCGACGAAGAGGATGGGCTCATCCTTGCCGTACACCAGCAGCTCGGCCTTCTGGTCCGGGGTCAGCGGGCGGGCAGCAATGTGCTCGGGCAAGGGGTCCGGCTGGAACTGCACGTCGCCGTAGGTTTGCGGATCCTCTTCCCAGAACTTGGTGCGGAAGAACTGCCGGGTAAAGCCGTCCTTGCCGGTCATGGTCAGCCCGTGCGGTAGCGGCATCCCCGTACCGCGCAGCAGCCGGTCCTGTACCTGGCATGCGAATGTGCCCGGGTCTACCGAGGCCTGCAGGAATTCCCGATCCAGGCACCCGTCCGGATATTGGGCCTGGAAGGTATCGATCAGTCCCTGATCCCAGCACGCATGAACCATGCGGAATGCGCCCATATCCAGGAATAGCGGCAGGCAAAAAAACCAGTCGAGGAAATAGCGCCACTCATCCGGATAGGCCGCGAACTGTTCCAGCGTATCCTGGATCTGCCGCAGCTGGCGGTCGGTATGTTCACGCACATATCGCCTGCCGCTGCCAGGTGCCGCGGGGGTCGTCCAGCCCAACGCATTGAACTCGTGGTTCCCCATGATGCAGCGTGCAGTGCCCGCCTGGACCATATCGTGGACCAGGTGCAGCGCTTCACGGATTCGCGGACCACGGTCGATGATATCGCCCAGAAACAACGCCTGCCGGCTTGGATGACGCCATACGCCCTGTTGCAGCCGGTAGCCCATCTGTTCCAGCAATCGCGCCAGCGTTCGGGCACAGCCGTGAATATCCCCGATGATGTCGTAGCCCGAATGCTCGGCCGGTGCGTGCATGGTCATCGCTCCGTCAGCCGGCTCGACCAGCCCAGCTTCTCCCGGCAGATGGCATAGAAATTGTGATCCAACGGATGAATCAAACGCAGTTTCTGCGGCTTCTTGCGGATATAGATGGTGTCCCCCGGCGCGCAGGCAATCTGCACCTGGCCATCGCAACTGACCTGCGGATAGATACCGTTTTGCGACGAGATGATGATCTTGAGCTCGCTGTTGCCGTCCACCACAATCGGGCGACTGGACAGCGTGTGCGGGAACATCGGCACCAACACCACCGCGTCCAGCTTGGGATGCATGATCGGCCCCCCGGCCGACAGTGCGTAGGCAGTCGAGCCGGTCGGCGTCGCGACGATAAGACCGTCGGACTTCTGGCTGTAGACGAACTGCCCATCGATATAGAGTTCGAATTCGATCATCCGGGCGGATTTACCCGGATGCAGAACCACGTCATTCAATGCCTCGCTGGTGCCGAGCTGCTCCTCTCCGCGGCGCACAAAGGCATCGAGCAGGAAGCGATTCTCGACCATATACCGCCCGGCAAGCACTTCACCCACGCGGCTTTCGAGTTCGTCAGGCGAAATATCGGTTAAAAAACCCAGCCCCCCGCGGTTAACGCCCAGCACCGGCACGTTATAGCGGCATAGCGCACGCGCGGCGCCAAGCAGGCTGCCGTCGCCGCCCACGACGATCACCAGATCGCAGATCTCGCCCATCATCTTCCGGGTACAGACTTGCAGCTGGTGGCCTGGCAAAAGGTCTGCAACGGCATCTTCGAGGATCACGCAATGGCCGTTATCGAGCAGAAACCGCTTGAGACGTTTGAGGGTATCCACGACCCGACCACTGCCGAGACGCCCGATCAACCCGATGTTGCGGAATTGCTCCATGCCACTCTCTCTATATCAACGTGTAGGATTAACGGGCGTGGCTGACACTGCCCAGTACGCCTGAATTATCCGCAGCCGGCTCGATGCTGGCAAACGAGACGACTGATGCTTGACCTATTTTCTCATCCTCAGGTACGTGACCTGGCCTGGATTGCCTGCTCGGAGTCACTGCTGAAACCGGGCATCTTGGCTGTACGCGATCCCCTCACAGGGTCGGTCTGGCGACAGGATCCGGAATCGCTACTCTACAGGCTTAAACAACTCGACGCGGACCCGGTTCCCTTGCAGCAGCTGATTCCGGTATCGCGTGACCTGCGCCTGGGTAACTATTACGAGCGGCTCTGGCACGCGCTCCTGCATCTGGCACCGGACGTCCGGTTGCTGGCGCACAATGTCGCTCTGCGGGGCAACGGTCGCACCCTTGGCGAGCTGGATTTATTGATGGAAGATCCTGCCGGAGCCGTCATTCACCTGGAGCTCGCGGTCAAATTCTATCTTGGTGTCCCCGAGCAGCTTGCGCAGCCGCAATCTGCGGGAACAATCGATCAATCCGTCGTCGCCAGCTCCAGCCCTCATAGCGCCTGGCTGGGCCCCGATCCACGCGACACCCTGGATGACAAGGTCAAGCGGTTACGTGACCATCAGCTCAAACTCGTCGACCATCTGCATCTGGCAGCCACTCCCTTGCCCCGTCCCGATCTATCCGCCGCCTGGCTGCAAGGCGTATTGTTCGGGCCGCACGATACCGCTATGCCTCCGGCTGTCGACACGCGCCCGAACGCGCAGAACCACCAGTGGTGCAGGCAATCAGAATTGCGGAAGATCGAGGGCAGGCACTGGCTGGTCATGCCGCACAAGCAATGGCTGATGCCACCATCCGCGGGGCGCGAGCAGATCAGAACGATCGAGGAAATACTGCAGATGCTGGATGCGCAGCAACTGCACCCGAACCGGGCGCTTATGCTGGTGCGCTGTGAGGATATAGAGAATTATCGGGCAATGAGCGCGCAGCGGCTCATCTGTATGCCGGATAGCTGGCCTGTTTCAAACTGAGCTGAACCACTCGCTGCTGAGCCTGGCTAACCGAATCAGTCGATGGAGGTGCGGTTTTGCGCCTTGGCCAGTTCGCGGCGTAACGATGCGTTGATCTTCTGTTGGTTCGCCAACTCATTCTTGATGTCGATCATCTCGCCACGAATCAGATTGAGGTGATCAGTGTGATCCTTGCGTAACTGGTCGAGGTCAGCCAGACGGCGGTTTTCTGCCTGTTTCAGGCTCTCCTGCAATGTCAGGATCTGGCGCGTGTAGAGCGCGATCTTCTTCAAATGCTCGTCACGCTCGCGCTGCGCCTGATCCTCTATCGCCGCTTCAACTGCTGGCTGCGACTCTGCTTTAACCGGGGACTCTGTTTCGGGTTCGTTGATACCGCGGGAGTCGTCATACCAGGCGTCTTCGGCCGCCACACGCAAACGGTCGGCCGGGATTGGCGTGTAAGCCTCTTCCTCATCGCCAATGATGCCCAGAGCATTGCGGTTTACCGCCTCTTTGATAAGGGCAAGATCTGCGCGCCCGTTACGCTGACCGGGCTTCCACAAATTCTCACGGTATTGCGGCGCCGTAGTAAAACCCAGACAAACCAGCCGGATCGGGCCGCCGCCCATATCCGGGCCGCGGCCGGCCTTTTCTGCCAACTGGCGAAGTGGCATGTTCCATAGACGGTTTACGTGACCGTCCATGTCAAAATCCATGGTAAAGAATACCGCTGCGCGAACCTGCAGGCGGTTATTGATCTGTAGAAAAACGGCTTCGATCGTTTCGTCAGCGAACTCTGGTGTGGCTACCAGCCCGTCCAGTAGTGCCTCAAATTCGGTATAAAGTACTTCCTTGCATACGCCACGCTCCGAAAAAAACATTACCGCTTCTGTCAGTAATGACTTTGGTGCTGTGCTCATCAATCGCTCTCCGCCAAATCCCTTCAGCAACATGCATTCCCGTATGCAATCTTGAGATGCAATCAGGGGCCATGGTCAACCAACCCCACCGCAACTTTGCGTCATTTATCGGCTGATTGCATCCGCCGGTCACAGTTTAAATGACGTGACCGGCGATTGTATGTGATCGGGTTGGCAGGGATCCGCGAGGTGTGACCGACTCAGATCGCCGCAGCGAGGCGTGAGCCCTGATCAATCGCACGCTTGGCGTCCAGCTCCGCAGCCACGTCGGCACCGCCTATCAGATGAACCTTAATACCCAGGGTCTCAAGACCCTGCTCGAGTTCACGTAGCGGCTCCTGTCCGGCACACACAACGATGTTATCAACCGGCAGCACCTGCGGCTCGCCCGTTTCGCCAATACGAATGTGCAGGCCTTCGTCATCAATCTTCAGGTACTCGACACTATTAAGCATCTTCACCTGTTTGCTCTTGAGTCCCGCACGGTGAATCCAGCCGGTGGTCTTGCCGAGACCTTTGCCCACCTTGCTCGACTTACGCTGCAACAGGTAGACGTCGCGGGCGGGTGGCTGGGGTTGGGCGGTGATGCCGGCGATGCCGCCACGCGCCTCCATAGCGGGGTCGATGCCCCACTCTCTCCAGAACAGCGCAATATCCTGGCTGGGTGAACCGCCCTGGTGAGTAATGAACTCGGACACATCGAAGCCAATGCCGCCCGCGCCCATGACTGCGACACGCTTACCCACCGGCTTGCGCCCGGTAATCACGTCCAGATAGCCAAGCACTTTCGGATGATCAATACCCGGAATATCCGGCGTGCGCGGCTTGATACCTGTGGCGAGAATCACCTCATCGAAGCCGCGCAGGTCCTGCGCCGTCACGCGGCGATTCAGCTCCAGCGTGACGCCATTGATCTCAATCATTCTGCCGAAGTAGCGCAGTGTTTCGTAGAACTCTTCCTTGCCCGGAATACGCTTGGCGATGTTGAACTGGCCACCAATCTCATCGGCTGCATCGAATAATGTCACTTCATGGCCACGCTGCGCCGCCACGGTCGCCGCTGCAAGTCCTGCAGGACCGGCACCGACTACTGCGATCTTTTTCACGGCAGTCGTCGGAATATAGTTCAGCTCGGTCTCGTGACAGGCGCGCGGATTAACCAGGCAACTGGTCAGCTTGCCGCCAAAGGTGTGATCCAGACAGGCCTGGTTACAGCCGATACAGGTATTGATCTGATCAGCACGCCCTTCAGCCGCCTTGTTGACGAAATCCGGGTCAGCCAGAAACGGCCGCGCCATGGAGACCATATGGGCATCGCCGCCAGCAAGAACCTGCTCGGCCACCTCGGGCGTATTGATCCGGTTGGTGGTGATGAGCGGAATGTTGACCTCGCCCTTCAGGCGCGCTGTTACCTTGGTGAATGCCGCGCGGGGCACCTTGGTGGCGATGGTGGGAATCCGTGCCTCATGCCAGCCGATACCGGTATTGATCAACGTGGCACCCGCTTGCTCGACCGCTTTGGCCAGTATCACGACCTCATCCCAGGTGCTGCCATTTTCGATCAGATCCAGCATCGACAGGCGATAGATGATGATGAAATTGCGCCCCACGGCTTCACGCACCCGGCGAACGACTTCAACCGCGAGGCGCATACGGTTCTCGTAGCTGCCGCCCCAGCGGTCGGTGCGCTGGTTGACATGCTTCACGAGAAACTGATTGATGAAGTAGCCTTCCGAACCCATGATCTCTACGCCATCGTAACCGGCGCTTTGGGCCAATCTCGCGCAGTTCACGAAGTCGCTTATCTGCTTTTCAATGCCGGCCTCATCCAGTTCCTTGGGCGTAAACGGATTGATCGGCGCCTGCACTGCGCTGGCCGAGACGCCATTGGGGTTATAGGCGTAACGCCCCGCATGCAGAATCTGCATACAGATCTTGCCGCCCGCCTCGTGCACCGCCTGGGTAACTATCCTGTGCTGTTCCGCTTCATCCTGCGTGGTCAGCTTGGCGGCGCCCTTGCCTACGCTGCCTTCCAGGTTTGGACCAATACCACCGGTCACGATCAGGCCCACGCCGCCACGGGCGCGCTCGGCAAAGTACGCAGCCATGCGCTCAAAGCCTTGCGGCCGCTCTTCCAGCCCGGTGTGCATGGAACCCATCAGGGTGCGGTTACGCAGAGTGGTAAAGCCAAGATCAAGGGGTGCCAACAGGTGCGGGTACAGTTGGTGGGGGGCGTGGTCAGTCATGATTGCTCCGTCATCAGGTTTGCCTGGAGTCCGTGCCGCCAGGTCGAATGACGAGACGATAGGCCGGAGACAGTCCTGGCTCAATTACCGCAAGTGACATATTCATAACCGTTTCTTACAATCGTTTTTCTGCCATCGGGGATTACTCTTCAATGCAGGACGCCATGACTCTCGGATTTGGAGCAATACGGATGCCTGAAAGGATCAGCACGTGAAACTGGGCGATCTGGCCGTCGGGCACCTGTACAGCCTGCAGGCTGCACTGAACCGTCTGGGCCAGGACCCACAGCCGTTATTCGCGCGATACGGCGTGACTTCCGAGCTGCTCGCCCAGCCCCAGGCGCGCATCAGTATTCCGCGATTCATGCGCCTGGGCCATGCGGCCATCCGTCAAAGCGGCAGGCCGGAAATCGGTTTGTTGATGGGTCAGCAGATTCAGATCAGCCATTTCGGACTGGCTGGCATGGCTGCACAATGCGCGCCATCCATGCATGAAGCTTTCGCCACGCTGGTGCGTTATGAGCGGCTGACCAGCCAGAACTACCGTGGACACTCGGGCTTCGCGCCGCCGGCCTTGCAGTTTTATTCCATCAGCCCTTACAACGCCTTCAATCTGTTCGTGGTCGATTCGGCATTGGCCGCCCGCGCACAACTGGGTAAACATCTGACGTCCGGCCAAGCCAGAGTGAGAGAAGTACACATCGAATTTCCCGCACCGGCCTATGCCGAAGCATACGAAGCCTGCTTCCAGTGCCCTGTTCTGTTCGGCCAGTCCGCCAATCAATTATTATGGGATCCTGCCAGCCTCGAACTGCCCCTGGTGCAAAGCGCACCCGCCACATTCGCTCAGCTGGTCCAACTATGCGAGCGTGAATTGGAGCAACTCGACCGCCATCGGCGCATTCGGGAAAAGGTCGAAGAAATCGTCTCGCCGGAACTTCATCGTCGCCTGCCCACCCTGTCCGAAGTAGCAGAACAGCTGGGCATGCCAACCTGGACGTTACGCAGACGGCTACAGGCAGAGGCCGGCACGCGGTTCCAGGATATCGTCAACGAAACGCGGCGTGATCTGGCGGTCACTTATATCAGGGACACTGATCTAGCATTGGGGGAGATTGCCTTCCTGCTGGGGTTTTCATCCCAGGGGGCATTTCAGAGGGGGTTCAGAAAATGGACGGGACAACCGCCCGGGGCTTTCCGACGCCAGTACCGACATACCCTGGCGGCGGAAAATACTGAACATCGGCGTAGTGAACCTTAGCCGGTATTGCGGGAGATAACAGACGTGCACTGCTGTTCCAACATAAAATGCCGAACTTACATTTCTTCGGCGTCTTCTACTTCCTGATCCCATTCCTGCGCATGCTGCTCAATCAACTCTTCGTAATAGTCATTCATATCCCGGCCTCTTTATCTCATCTTTTGGTTTTCTCATGCTTCGGACTTCAAACTAATGTCCTTGCATTACAGTGAGATGAAAGCGCTTACGAAAAGTTCAGGCGAGGTTGTGAGCCAAAGGATCCGGCTGCGACCGGGGCCGTGTTTTGCGCACGTCCAGCTGAGCCCCCCAGAAGCGCCAGTGATCGAGAATATGAAACTGTCGTTTCGAGCGGGTTTGCTCATCCAGCTCGCCCACGCCTTGCCAGTATGAGTGCGTTGCCGCCGCAAAAGCAGCATGCAATTGCGCTTGAAGCTGATCGCGAATGGACTCCCTGAAACTCACCAGTTCATCGCGCAGCTGACGCGCCTGCTCGTCACGCAGCACCGCTTCCTCCGCCTTCAACAGGGCGAAATCGGTGATCACGATGGTGCCTGCTGCCGTGGCAAAGGCAATGCTGCCAGCTATCAGCGCACCGGGGCCCGAGGGCGCGGCGACCGCCGCAGCACTGCCGCCAATGGAAATCGCACCGGCCATGCGCGGTGCCAGACGCGCGGCAAAACCGGCTATTACCTGCCGCGCTGCCTGAACACTGCCAAGACGCATCAGCCTCGGCAGAAGCGCATGCCGCGCCAGCAATGCAAAGGAACCCACCCCGGCAACAACGGAGGCCTGACTACTGATCTTCCAGCGTTGGAGATCCCCGGCGCTGGCGCCAAAAGCGCGATCCATTGCGCTGTTTACGTCTATCACCCGCTCGGTATCAATCTTCGGTTCGGCCAGCTTCACCTGCCGGTCGGTATAGCGCTCAACAAGTCCTGCCCGAAGCGCCCTGCTCTTCTCCCCGATGAGACCGTGTAGCTGCTCGGTCAGCGCGCGATCGAACTCAGCCAGCCGCTGCTCGAATCCACTCTCAACCAGCAGCCGGTTTTCCAGCCGTTCACGCAGCGCAGCATCCAGGTCGCCACTGACGGCGTAGTACAACCGGGTGTATGAACCGGGCATGGAGTAATACCAGTCCATATAACCGGGCACAGCATCGAGCGCCAAAGCGAAGGTGTCATCCAGCCACTGATCGACCCAGGCATCCATCTGTCGCTGCAGAGACTGTTGATGCTGCATGCCCAGACGCTGGAGATCGGCATTGAACGCGTCGAGCGTTTTACCATCGAGCATCAATGTCTGGTCATCTACCAGCACGGCGAAGATCCGGTTATCAGCCCACTTCTGCGCGAGCAGCCGATACCCCGCACCCAGACCCAGCAACACAACACAAACAGCCGCTGTGGCGATGCATAACAAGACAAGGCGTCGAGGGGGGTTACTGCTCATGCCGCCTCCTTCCACGATGGCTGTATTCGCTGATCGAGCAATGCATCCAGACCCACCAGCAGGCGCACGTATGCCCAAATGAAGGCGCTACCGCTTAATAGCAATAGCGACCAGCCCACCAGC is a window of Pseudomonas sp. gcc21 DNA encoding:
- a CDS encoding rhomboid family intramembrane serine protease yields the protein MNRPLDEDLSKLARFLRSRGVVHRITEEGGRQVVWTLDENDGQVVQQLYQEGVPDIVEGEPAAKQVPGWQARARLIPVTLAVLILTGMVALLTGLGSRPEAIVHFTFTPLAADGYLATEIDMSQWWRLVTPALLHFSIMHLAFNALWFWELGRRIEIRSGGMWLFGLSVLFALTSNFAQWMTSGNALFGGMSGVVYGLLGYCWLHQLIAPSVHFDLPRGVVVLMLAWLALGVSGLISMLGFGAIANAAHVGGLVTGCLVGAVVGALQRFR
- a CDS encoding metallophosphoesterase, encoding MHAPAEHSGYDIIGDIHGCARTLARLLEQMGYRLQQGVWRHPSRQALFLGDIIDRGPRIREALHLVHDMVQAGTARCIMGNHEFNALGWTTPAAPGSGRRYVREHTDRQLRQIQDTLEQFAAYPDEWRYFLDWFFCLPLFLDMGAFRMVHACWDQGLIDTFQAQYPDGCLDREFLQASVDPGTFACQVQDRLLRGTGMPLPHGLTMTGKDGFTRQFFRTKFWEEDPQTYGDVQFQPDPLPEHIAARPLTPDQKAELLVYGKDEPILFVGHYWQQGKPHPIRPNLACLDYSAVKFGKLVAYRWDGEERLERDKFVWVDVPRLA
- a CDS encoding NAD(+) kinase, which codes for MEQFRNIGLIGRLGSGRVVDTLKRLKRFLLDNGHCVILEDAVADLLPGHQLQVCTRKMMGEICDLVIVVGGDGSLLGAARALCRYNVPVLGVNRGGLGFLTDISPDELESRVGEVLAGRYMVENRFLLDAFVRRGEEQLGTSEALNDVVLHPGKSARMIEFELYIDGQFVYSQKSDGLIVATPTGSTAYALSAGGPIMHPKLDAVVLVPMFPHTLSSRPIVVDGNSELKIIISSQNGIYPQVSCDGQVQIACAPGDTIYIRKKPQKLRLIHPLDHNFYAICREKLGWSSRLTER
- a CDS encoding DUF1853 family protein, which produces MLDLFSHPQVRDLAWIACSESLLKPGILAVRDPLTGSVWRQDPESLLYRLKQLDADPVPLQQLIPVSRDLRLGNYYERLWHALLHLAPDVRLLAHNVALRGNGRTLGELDLLMEDPAGAVIHLELAVKFYLGVPEQLAQPQSAGTIDQSVVASSSPHSAWLGPDPRDTLDDKVKRLRDHQLKLVDHLHLAATPLPRPDLSAAWLQGVLFGPHDTAMPPAVDTRPNAQNHQWCRQSELRKIEGRHWLVMPHKQWLMPPSAGREQIRTIEEILQMLDAQQLHPNRALMLVRCEDIENYRAMSAQRLICMPDSWPVSN
- a CDS encoding NADPH-dependent 2,4-dienoyl-CoA reductase; the encoded protein is MTDHAPHQLYPHLLAPLDLGFTTLRNRTLMGSMHTGLEERPQGFERMAAYFAERARGGVGLIVTGGIGPNLEGSVGKGAAKLTTQDEAEQHRIVTQAVHEAGGKICMQILHAGRYAYNPNGVSASAVQAPINPFTPKELDEAGIEKQISDFVNCARLAQSAGYDGVEIMGSEGYFINQFLVKHVNQRTDRWGGSYENRMRLAVEVVRRVREAVGRNFIIIYRLSMLDLIENGSTWDEVVILAKAVEQAGATLINTGIGWHEARIPTIATKVPRAAFTKVTARLKGEVNIPLITTNRINTPEVAEQVLAGGDAHMVSMARPFLADPDFVNKAAEGRADQINTCIGCNQACLDHTFGGKLTSCLVNPRACHETELNYIPTTAVKKIAVVGAGPAGLAAATVAAQRGHEVTLFDAADEIGGQFNIAKRIPGKEEFYETLRYFGRMIEINGVTLELNRRVTAQDLRGFDEVILATGIKPRTPDIPGIDHPKVLGYLDVITGRKPVGKRVAVMGAGGIGFDVSEFITHQGGSPSQDIALFWREWGIDPAMEARGGIAGITAQPQPPARDVYLLQRKSSKVGKGLGKTTGWIHRAGLKSKQVKMLNSVEYLKIDDEGLHIRIGETGEPQVLPVDNIVVCAGQEPLRELEQGLETLGIKVHLIGGADVAAELDAKRAIDQGSRLAAAI
- a CDS encoding AraC family transcriptional regulator, with protein sequence MKLGDLAVGHLYSLQAALNRLGQDPQPLFARYGVTSELLAQPQARISIPRFMRLGHAAIRQSGRPEIGLLMGQQIQISHFGLAGMAAQCAPSMHEAFATLVRYERLTSQNYRGHSGFAPPALQFYSISPYNAFNLFVVDSALAARAQLGKHLTSGQARVREVHIEFPAPAYAEAYEACFQCPVLFGQSANQLLWDPASLELPLVQSAPATFAQLVQLCERELEQLDRHRRIREKVEEIVSPELHRRLPTLSEVAEQLGMPTWTLRRRLQAEAGTRFQDIVNETRRDLAVTYIRDTDLALGEIAFLLGFSSQGAFQRGFRKWTGQPPGAFRRQYRHTLAAENTEHRRSEP